The Syngnathus typhle isolate RoL2023-S1 ecotype Sweden linkage group LG14, RoL_Styp_1.0, whole genome shotgun sequence genome segment ccattcatctttttaaaaatatttgaagtttTTAACTCATCTCTGATTTTAAAATTTCACATAGGGAGTGCGGTAGTTTCGGTGGCAGTGGATCCGAGCGGCCGCCTGCTCGCCACTGGCCAGGAGGACAGCACCTGCATGCTCTATGACATCAGAGGAGGCCGCATAGTCCAGACCTACCGGCCCCACAGCAGTGATATTCGTTCAGTACGCTTCTCACCCGGAGCCCATCATCTTCTCACTGGTTCCTATGACAACAAAATCATCATCAGTGACCTGCAAGGTAGCAGCAGACGATTATGATGCTGCATCGGCATTGTTATGCTAACTTCAATCTTTTTCCTTGACCGTAGGTGACCTAACTAAAGAACTCCCTCAGACACTGGCAGGAGAACACTGGGACAAGGTGATCCAGTGTCGTTGGCATCCCAAAGACCGAACCTTCCTCTCTTCCTCTGCTGATCGGACCGTTGTACTCTGGGCTCCCAATCCCTGAGAATGTCGGTATATCCTCAGCAAAATCAGCAGCGAGCACGCAGTCGGACATTAACCATTGCATATGTTGGTATTTTTGTGTCAATGCACTAAAATGTCAGTGCAGGCAATGGCCATATGAAGATGTAGAAAGCCTAactcatatttattttatgctTGTCACATCACGCTATCGTCAAACTTTGTTTTTTGGTGCAGAAGAAAGGAGACGGCAGCAAATGGAGTTGTATATTATGTTGTTGAGTACGGTGACTTGAAATGGTTTAGTCATGCGCTGTGCTTGTACACACAGAACTAATCAGGCATTTGGATTTTAACTCGTGCTTTAAATCTGGAGATTGTATTTGAATTGAGTTTTGCTAGAAGACCTCCAATAGAAAGCctataagaaaaaaagagaaacaattagtgcaaaatattttattttccctGTTGGCTTACTAAACTTTATTAATGAAATACAATGGATTGCTACTAATGCACTTAAAAGCTATAGTGAGGAATTTATTACATAGTGTgcctttttaaacacttttaccATGTGCTGTATGCACCTTGACACGTATATTTTTGTAGTATTCCTTACTGTGCACATTTTATGTCTGTCTTAGTGTTGGAAGTATGAACTGACTGAATAGTAGGTAACACAATGATCACATTGCACAACATGAATAGAAGCTAGCAATTGACTTGCTGAACACATTAATTTGTCGATGTGTCACATGCATTTGGTTGCATGCAAATCAAATTCATGAATTACACCATTACGACTGTTGATGGACGTGTACTGGTGTGTTTGACAATGACCTGAAGAATAGCACAATTCATCTTTCTCGTAAAATGAGGTGATGTTGAATTAAGAACTATTTGGATGAGTTTAATCCCTCATCAGAAGCTGTGTTCTTTTGAAGCAAAGATGTAAAGTGTGATGCTGAATAATAGTGATGGATGAAAATGAacaatgaagcttcaaatttgctttggGAACcaggtgtattttttttcactccTCTAGATGGTCAACAACTGGTTTATGAAGCAAATTCTtcctcaaatatttttttaaaaagaatggTAGCCACATATTCTGTGACAACTCAGTTAATCAATTTACCACCATTTATCTCTTTTTATGTTCTTACTGGGGCCTGTTCCTAGTAATGGCTGACATTTATGTATgtactatgtatgtatgtatgtatgtatgtatgtatgtatgtatgtatgtatgtatgtatgtatgtatgtgtgtatgtgtgtatgtgcgtgtgtgtgtgtgtgtgtgtgtgtgtatgtatgtatgcgtgtgtgcgtgtatgtgtgtatgtatgtgtgtatgtatgtgtgtatcaatgtgtgtgtgcgtgtatttgtgtgtgtatgtatgtatgtatttacttatttatttacttatttattcaactaattatttacttatttatttacttatttatttacttatttatttacttatttatttacttatttatttacttatttatttacttatttatttacttacttatttacttacttattaacttactatttattcatttatttgtttgtgtgtttgtttattcattcatttagtaTTTTGCATTCATGCACTTTAAATGAAAAGGTAGTGCACACGAAAATCTGACAAAACTTACTCAACTTTGACACGATGCAGAAAGCTGTTGGTTTGACTTACAGATGTGTCAAAAGGATTGTCAGCTGTTGCTTGGCTTGCACACTGTCTCAGTTGAACCATTCCAACTTCAGCTTACCTTACCTTACATTATAAATCTTTTGTGTTTGTATGTTAAAATATGTTCAATCACCTTGCACTTTTGTACACAGTGTATGTTCCACATATCTCGACATTGTGATGTTGACTCTGTGGCTCACAGTGGGACCTTTTATTGTTCTCTCACCAGCCACAGGGTCATTAGAGTTCAAAagattgaaataaaacaatttcaCTGGTGATAATTAATTGGGTGTTAGATCAACATTTTTCCAAGTCTCCACTTTGTATTGATAATATCGCATGCAAGGACTACGTACATAGTCCCGAATAATACAAAAGTATAATTTTATCAATGAAATCACCTACATTTCAACGTTTATTTGAAAGTCTTCATTGAACCGTTTAGACCACAACTAAGCCTCAATTACCCGTGAATGTACAATTGAAATGATTAATATTTATTAATAACGACAACAGTCAACATTTGATACCAATAAGAGGCTATGAATGTACTGCCAAAAGGTCAGGTTCAAATGTTCAATGATGTTAGTTAGTGATGAGCCCCCATGTTAATATATTGGGTTTTCCTGTGGGGGGGAGCTTGGCTCAGTTGGCTCACATGCCTCGCTCGATCATTCGCTCCTTTGTGATGGGGGACAATGCAAGGCAACATTTGGGGGTTTAAAAAGCATACGCACTCTGTCAACCCAACCAGCCTAGAGGGACCGGACGGCTCAACCAAGCTAGAGGTATCAGAAAATCCTAGACTTTTATGGGCTTATCTTTACTGATTGGATGATATTATCTTTAAAATTCCAGAAGTCAACAATTTGAAGATCCTCAAATATCAAGGTGTGAGTGACTTGAGTGACTGAGCTTCTCTGCTTCACCGTGTAGTTTATTTTTTGAGGTTTCATCTATGCTTAAGATACGCACTTCATTTTTAACGTAGTAGACTGGTGTGTGTTTAGCATAGTTTAAGGAATATGTCGTTTTTTAGATTTTGCATAGAAAAGTTCTGAAAGTGTCATCAGCTTGTGTTTGCTTGGACCCATACAGTGACTGCTGACACCTCACTTGTTCATTATTGTCAGATTAGTGTGATTTGCACAAAGGGGAATGGGTGAACAATGGCTCAGCGCTGCCTATCGTGCACTCTCATTGTCAGTCGGCTGCTGCAGGTCAAGTGTTATGCTAGCCTCAACCCATTTCACGAACCGTGGAAAACATTTTAGTTTGAAAAagcatttgcttttgttttctagACAGTTCATTTCTAGTGGTGGTTGCAGCAAATTCTCTGTGGTTGTTTGTTTGCACAAATTGTCACCCATCTTATTTGTGCTTCCCTTTCATCCTCTATTGTGAGTTCAGGAGGAGAGAAGCTCTGCAGACTTCTCCAAAATGTTGTACACTCTGGCCGGAGGAGGCACACTTTGCGGCGTGGCTGCGCTTGTGCTCCTGATCGTATCCACAGCGACCGATTTCTGGATGCAGTATCGTTACTCGGGTAGCTCAGCCAACCAGGGCCTCTGGAGGTTTTGCATCAATCATAAATGTCATGCTCACACCATCACCGTAGGTAAGTTTGGGAGACGTCGAGGCAAGCATCGCAATCTGATGATCTTGACTGACCTTTTCAGATCATTGTCAGTCATTGTATAATTCTTCCTGTCATTCAGTATCGTTTGACATCATTCCGTAGCATTCCCCATGTTTTTATCCAGCTTCTTCACCTTCAAACTCTCACTCATTCTCTAGTTAATAGTGTTTTTCGAGGGGGGGACCACTAACTAAGTAAATATGTGACCCTCAGCCTTCTGGGATGCGACACGGGCCTTCATGTTGCTGGCTGTCCTCAGCTGTTTCGCTGGCGTGGTGCTCGGCCTGAGTGCTTTCACCAATGGTACCAAGAACAAGAGGGTTCGCATGGGGGGCATTGCCCTGGTCTTCTCAGGTGACACACAATAAAAATCCTTTAAATCAACATTTACATTCCACAAAGTGCAGCCGTCTCAATGCAATATGATGCACATGAGACTAATTGGTGCCCCTCTCAGGTTTTCTTGCTCTCTTGGCTCTCTCTATCTACACGGGAGTGACAGTCACTTTCTTTGGGAAACGCTTCTTGGACTGGCGGTTTTCATGGTCCTACATCATCGGCTGGGTGGCCATCATCTTGGCTTTTGCAGCAGGTATTTCTGATGGTTCTTATTACTTAGTGCGCGTGGTGATGGAATTCAGACATCACTGTTGATTatcaaaagcttttttaaacaattttatatgtactttttaaataaatgtcattCTGCTCTCATATTTATGATTTATTCAACATTGAAATGTTATAAAAACTGATTATTGACCATCATCACAACTTCTAATCCTAACGATGTAGCTGTCATAAAACGTTCACTCCATCTCATCCACTCCAGGTGTATTTCAACTCTGTGCTTACCAGCGAACAACTGCAGAACCTTCACCATCAAATGTTCCTGACAGTTGAACCACAGCACCTTGTCTGTAGTTAGAATAAATATCATTCCCATCCCGTGTGTGTGTCTTCTCTGACCTATAAATGTTTTGCAGGCCTCACACGGTAAGGCAATTGTAAAGAATAAAGATAAAAAATCCCAACTTTCCCTTTACACTAATAATACACCTAAacctgtcacggatcggaatggagcagggcgaccaaatgcagcttggaccagggtttattgggggaaaaggtagttggaagggaggatgagtggacaaaccaacagaaccggcaaactaacataacttccTAAcataaccaacaacaggactgaccgataGACTGGATAACAGAAACGgcactgaccgacaaagacgtgagacaaaaataCATTAACCATCCGAcaggacacaggaagggaggagcgagtacacagacagacagaaaccatgacaacctacatataataaaacaaccggggacgagtcgtgacaaaaCTATCTATAGTAAGATTTTATaagttttgactattttgtaGCTTGTGGTGCATTTTCAGGAAATATACAATTGCTCATCGAAATGATTAACACGTATTAGAGGTGGTATCTTCATGTATAATTACTCCACTGGCTCAGTAGACTAGTGGTAGactgtccgccctgagactggaaggttgggGATTCAAACCCCGGTCGGGtcgtaccaaagactataaaaatgggacccattgccaccctgcttggcactcagcattaaggggtggaattgggggggttagatcaccaaatgattcccaagcgcAGCACTGCTGctggacaaatttcaccacacccagatgtgtgtgtgtgatgatcattgggactttaactttttttactcatttttttcacaggccgcagtgtagtcatagcttctttcagagggccattatgacccaaataaatgtatgagcacctcatattatatacagtaaaagctacaaaataaactgacaactcattttcaaatcagatgagtaaaaactggtcaaataaaaaaaaaaagatattaaaagtggacaatttgcaa includes the following:
- the lim2.2 gene encoding lens intrinsic membrane protein 2.2 encodes the protein MLYTLAGGGTLCGVAALVLLIVSTATDFWMQYRYSGSSANQGLWRFCINHKCHAHTITVAFWDATRAFMLLAVLSCFAGVVLGLSAFTNGTKNKRVRMGGIALVFSGFLALLALSIYTGVTVTFFGKRFLDWRFSWSYIIGWVAIILAFAAGVFQLCAYQRTTAEPSPSNVPDS